A window of the Gammaproteobacteria bacterium genome harbors these coding sequences:
- a CDS encoding DUF6152 family protein yields MSRVSAMAVVGVALSAPAWAHHGFGRFEMDKTVHYSGTLTGIDLVNPHSYMNLDVVGPDGKTTSMRCEMRAATLIKRSGWTVEMFVPGSHVEIEGHPHRDDPHSCYLETFTLGDATTINRNDQFSSASPVDVSNRPLRLASGELNISGDWAVEQAVLTVPPEGGNGALVPKSLREEFASGEITLEEIRARNPRPAPPVYTEAGRAAAESFRMWSPEDNPRLACKPTSIIFDWTFDWPVNRITQAVTEDGEKVIDIVYGLYSFSRRIHMGMESHPADLEPSYAGHSIGRWEGDTLIVDTVGFQPGVLVPPTRNSDQLHIVERFTLDPETFALKREYTAEDPVYLAEPYTGSDTVFPSETPFERHPCEELTYEFTPQDGE; encoded by the coding sequence ATGTCGAGAGTGTCCGCCATGGCCGTCGTCGGCGTCGCCCTTTCGGCGCCCGCATGGGCGCATCACGGCTTCGGCCGTTTCGAGATGGACAAGACCGTGCACTACTCCGGCACGCTGACGGGGATCGATCTCGTCAATCCGCATTCGTACATGAACCTCGACGTCGTCGGCCCCGACGGCAAGACCACGTCGATGCGCTGCGAGATGCGTGCGGCGACGCTGATCAAGCGTTCGGGCTGGACGGTCGAGATGTTCGTGCCCGGGTCGCACGTCGAGATCGAGGGCCATCCGCACCGCGACGATCCGCACTCCTGCTACCTCGAAACCTTCACGCTCGGCGACGCCACGACGATCAACCGCAACGACCAGTTCTCGAGCGCGTCGCCCGTCGACGTGTCCAACCGGCCGCTGCGGCTCGCGTCCGGCGAGCTGAACATTTCCGGCGACTGGGCGGTCGAGCAGGCGGTGCTGACGGTTCCGCCCGAGGGCGGCAACGGCGCGCTCGTGCCGAAAAGTCTGCGTGAGGAGTTCGCATCCGGCGAGATCACGCTCGAGGAGATCCGCGCCCGTAACCCGAGACCGGCCCCGCCCGTCTACACGGAAGCCGGCCGCGCGGCGGCGGAGTCGTTCCGGATGTGGTCGCCCGAGGACAATCCGCGCCTCGCATGCAAGCCCACGAGCATCATCTTCGACTGGACGTTCGACTGGCCGGTGAACCGGATCACGCAAGCCGTGACCGAGGACGGCGAGAAGGTGATCGATATCGTCTACGGCCTCTACAGCTTCTCCCGCCGCATCCACATGGGCATGGAGAGCCATCCGGCCGACCTCGAGCCGAGCTATGCAGGCCACTCGATCGGCCGATGGGAGGGCGACACTCTGATCGTCGATACCGTCGGCTTCCAGCCCGGCGTGCTCGTGCCGCCGACTCGCAACAGCGATCAGCTGCACATCGTCGAGCGCTTCACGCTCGACCCCGAGACGTTCGCGCTGAAGCGCGAATACACGGCCGAGGATCCGGTTTACCTGGCCGAGCCGTACACGGGCTCCGACACGGTCTTTCCGTCGGAGACGCCGTTCGAGCGGCATCCGTGCGAGGAGCTGACGTACGAGTTCACGCCTCAGGACGGCGAATAG
- a CDS encoding aldo/keto reductase codes for MDKRPLGRSGIEIAPLVFGGNVLGWTVDERRSFELLDAFFAHGLNAIDTADAYSAWVEGHEGGESETIIGNWLARSGKRNQAVIITKVGAPLGPDRKGLSAKRIVEAAEDSLRRLRVEAIDVYLSHFPDPETPIDETLRGYEKLLSDGKVKAIGCSNYDAAQLREALGTAASAGLPRYEVVQPEYNLYDRASFEGELQQLCIEEGLGVITYFSLASGFLTGKYRSEGDLSKSVRGRRVAKYLDERGFRILAALDAVAERHGAHPAEVALAWLIGRDGVTAPIASATSLEQLESLVRATRLSLTPEDVETLTKAG; via the coding sequence ATGGACAAGCGACCTCTCGGCCGCAGCGGCATCGAAATCGCACCGCTCGTCTTCGGCGGCAACGTCCTCGGATGGACCGTCGACGAGCGCCGGTCGTTCGAGCTGCTCGATGCCTTCTTCGCGCACGGTCTCAATGCGATCGACACGGCAGATGCCTACTCCGCCTGGGTCGAGGGCCATGAGGGCGGCGAGTCCGAGACGATCATCGGCAACTGGCTCGCGCGATCCGGCAAGCGCAACCAGGCGGTGATCATCACGAAGGTCGGCGCGCCGCTCGGCCCGGACCGTAAGGGCTTGTCGGCGAAGCGGATCGTGGAGGCGGCCGAGGATTCGCTGCGGCGCCTGCGCGTGGAGGCGATCGATGTCTATCTCAGCCACTTTCCGGACCCCGAAACGCCGATCGACGAGACATTGCGGGGATACGAGAAGCTTCTGAGCGACGGAAAGGTCAAGGCGATCGGCTGCTCGAACTACGACGCCGCCCAGCTTCGCGAGGCGCTCGGCACGGCGGCGAGCGCGGGGCTGCCGCGCTACGAGGTCGTGCAGCCGGAATACAACCTCTACGATCGCGCGTCGTTCGAAGGGGAGCTGCAGCAGCTCTGCATCGAGGAGGGGCTCGGCGTCATCACGTATTTCAGCCTCGCCTCCGGCTTCCTGACCGGGAAATACCGCTCGGAGGGCGACCTCTCGAAAAGCGTCCGCGGTCGGCGCGTCGCCAAGTATCTCGACGAGCGGGGTTTCCGGATCCTCGCCGCGCTCGACGCGGTGGCGGAACGGCACGGGGCGCACCCGGCCGAGGTCGCGCTCGCGTGGCTCATCGGGCGCGACGGGGTGACGGCGCCGATCGCGAGCGCGACGTCACTCGAGCAGCTCGAGAGCCTGGTCCGCGCGACCCGCCTGTCGTTGACGCCGGAAGACGTCGAAACGCTCACGAAGGCCGGCTGA
- a CDS encoding alpha/beta hydrolase codes for MRNTDRRAMVLRWLTCGVLGSIAAGSALAQQSDAAAKARAGVAALGKQWNGEINAATTALYAEVHRAVDASGIRRIADLKYGPHALQSFDLFVPEQGFSEPGPVLVYLHGGGLVRGDKVSPGTDGLIYANVAKFMARAGGIGINANYRLVPDAKWPSGAEDVRLLLAWIKENIARYGGDPGNVLLMGNSAGATHVATYLFLESEQLDGGPGVRGAILSSGAFDAGDSEAARAYFGEDAAERERRAPLGLVDAYQGPAVPLFLWSAEYDPAFIETGVAEMYAKLCRKYEDCPMYVQFQGHNHVSHVMSIDSDDTAVTNAMIRFYHSIIDAR; via the coding sequence ATGAGGAACACGGATCGGCGGGCGATGGTGCTCCGTTGGCTCACCTGTGGGGTTCTCGGCTCGATCGCCGCCGGCTCGGCGCTGGCGCAGCAGTCGGATGCCGCGGCGAAGGCGCGGGCCGGCGTGGCCGCGCTCGGCAAGCAGTGGAACGGCGAGATCAACGCCGCGACCACGGCGCTCTATGCGGAGGTCCATCGCGCGGTGGACGCCTCCGGGATCCGGCGGATCGCGGACTTGAAGTACGGCCCTCACGCGCTTCAGAGCTTCGATCTCTTCGTGCCGGAGCAAGGCTTCAGCGAGCCCGGGCCCGTGCTCGTCTACCTGCACGGCGGCGGCCTCGTCCGGGGCGACAAGGTCAGCCCGGGCACCGACGGCCTGATCTACGCGAACGTCGCGAAGTTCATGGCGAGAGCGGGCGGCATCGGCATCAACGCGAACTACCGTCTCGTCCCGGATGCGAAGTGGCCGTCCGGCGCCGAGGACGTTCGCCTGCTGCTTGCGTGGATCAAGGAGAACATCGCGCGCTACGGCGGCGACCCGGGCAACGTGCTCCTGATGGGCAACTCGGCCGGGGCCACGCACGTCGCGACGTACCTGTTCCTCGAATCGGAGCAGCTCGACGGCGGCCCCGGCGTCCGCGGGGCGATCCTGAGCTCCGGCGCGTTCGACGCCGGAGACTCGGAGGCGGCCCGCGCCTACTTCGGCGAGGATGCGGCCGAACGCGAGCGCCGCGCCCCTCTCGGCCTCGTCGACGCCTATCAAGGCCCGGCCGTGCCGCTCTTCCTCTGGAGCGCGGAGTACGACCCGGCGTTCATCGAGACCGGCGTCGCAGAGATGTACGCGAAGCTCTGCCGCAAGTACGAGGACTGCCCGATGTACGTGCAGTTCCAAGGCCACAACCACGTCTCGCACGTGATGAGCATCGACTCCGACGACACCGCCGTCACGAACGCGATGATCCGCTTCTATCACTCGATCATCGACGCCCGCTGA